From one Budorcas taxicolor isolate Tak-1 chromosome 21, Takin1.1, whole genome shotgun sequence genomic stretch:
- the TMED3 gene encoding transmembrane emp24 domain-containing protein 3, whose protein sequence is MGGVVPRSASALPLLLLLLLLLLQAERPRGAELTFELPDNAKQCFHEEVEQGVKFSLDYQVITGGHYDVDCFVKDPLGNTIYSETKKQYDSFTHKAEVKGVYQFCFSNEFSTFSHKTVYFDFQVGDEPPILPDMGNRVTALTQMESACVTIHEALKTVIDSQKHYRLREAQDRARAEDLNSRVSYWSIGETIALFVVSFSQVLLLKSFFTEKRPIGRTVHS, encoded by the exons ATGGGTGGCGTGGTCCCGCGCTCCGCCTCcgcgctgccgctgctgctactgctgctactgctgctgctccaggCGGAGCGGCCGCGGGGCGCCGAGCTCACCTTCGAGCTGCCGGACAACGCCAAGCAGTGCTTCCACGAGGAGGTGGAGCAGGGCGTGAAGTTCTCCCTAGACTACCAG GTCATCACTGGAGGCCACTACGATGTCGACTGCTTTGTGAAAGACCCCCTGGGGAACACCATCTACAGTGAAACCAAGAAACAGTATGACAGCTTCACGCACAAGGCCGAGGTCAAGGGCGTGTATCAGTTTTGCTTCAGTAATGAGTTTTCCACCTTCTCTCATAAAACTGTCTACTTTGATTTTCAAGTGGGCGATGAGCCCCCCATTCTCCCAGACATGGGGAACAGAGTCACAGCTCTCACCCAG ATGGAGTCCGCCTGTGTGACCATCCATGAGGCTCTGAAGACGGTGATCGACTCCCAGAAGCATTACCGACTCCGGGAGGCACAGGACCGGGCCCGCGCAGAAGACCTCAACAGCCGAGTCTCTTACTGGTCCATCGGTGAGACCATCGCCCTGTTTGTGGTTAGCTTCAGCCAGGTGCTACTgctaaaaagcttcttcacaGAGAAACGGCCCATCGGCAGGACGGTCCACTCCTAG